In Sulfitobacter sp. W027, a single window of DNA contains:
- the rpmB gene encoding 50S ribosomal protein L28 — protein MSRRCELTGKGPMTGNNVSHANNRTRRRFLPNLNDVSLQSEALGRAFKLRISAAALRSVDHRGGLDKFLAKAKDVELSDNALKIKKAIAKSSATADVLS, from the coding sequence ATGTCGCGCCGTTGCGAATTGACCGGAAAAGGCCCGATGACGGGCAACAACGTAAGCCACGCTAACAACCGTACACGCCGTCGGTTCCTGCCGAACCTCAACGACGTGTCGTTGCAGTCCGAAGCATTGGGCCGCGCGTTCAAGCTGCGCATCTCTGCCGCAGCTCTGCGCAGCGTCGACCACCGCGGTGGTCTGGACAAGTTCCTGGCGAAAGCCAAGGACGTCGAACTGTCCGACAATGCGTTGAAAATAAAAAAGGCCATCGCGAAATCCAGCGCGACTGCCGATGTGCTGAGCTAA
- a CDS encoding phosphatidylcholine/phosphatidylserine synthase has translation MTIQMRALFVHLFTATGAVLAMLAMLAAVEEKWDLMFLWLVIAFFVDGIDGPLARKFDVKTNAPEFDGVLMDLIIDYLTYVFIPAFALFTSGLMDGWSGWAMIIIITFASVMYFSDTRMKTKDNSFKGFPGCWNMLVLVLFALKPEWWVSLIVVTILAAAMFLPIKFVHPVRTERWRPVTLPMALAWTFFAGWSAWVNFHPESWAHWGLVITSIYLICAGAAQQLIPLAED, from the coding sequence ATGACCATACAGATGCGCGCCCTCTTCGTTCACCTCTTTACCGCCACGGGTGCGGTGCTGGCGATGCTCGCCATGCTCGCCGCCGTTGAGGAAAAATGGGACCTGATGTTCCTCTGGTTAGTGATCGCCTTTTTCGTCGATGGCATTGACGGGCCACTGGCACGCAAATTCGATGTGAAGACCAACGCGCCGGAGTTTGACGGCGTCTTGATGGACCTGATCATCGACTATCTCACCTATGTGTTCATCCCGGCCTTCGCGCTATTCACATCGGGCCTCATGGATGGCTGGAGCGGTTGGGCGATGATCATAATCATCACCTTTGCCAGCGTCATGTATTTCTCCGATACGCGGATGAAAACGAAGGATAATTCATTCAAAGGCTTCCCTGGTTGCTGGAACATGCTGGTGCTGGTGCTCTTTGCACTGAAGCCCGAGTGGTGGGTCAGCCTGATCGTGGTGACGATCCTTGCCGCGGCGATGTTTCTCCCGATCAAGTTCGTGCACCCCGTCCGGACAGAACGCTGGCGCCCTGTCACCCTACCAATGGCGCTGGCATGGACCTTCTTTGCGGGTTGGTCCGCTTGGGTGAACTTTCACCCCGAAAGCTGGGCGCATTGGGGTCTTGTAATCACCTCGATCTACCTCATCTGTGCCGGTGCTGCGCAGCAGTTGATCCCCCTTGCCGAAGACTGA
- a CDS encoding methylated-DNA--[protein]-cysteine S-methyltransferase translates to MIQASLSTPFGDLIVTEEDGAITALGWGQAARQDRSDLLDAALRQINEYATGERQRFDLPLRVKGSDFQRTVCAAILAIPFGDTRTYGEIARDLGVPAQAVGGACGGNPIPIIVPCHRVMGAKGLTGFSGAGGVETKVALLRHEGAAGLLI, encoded by the coding sequence ATGATACAGGCCTCACTCTCCACGCCCTTCGGCGATTTGATCGTCACCGAAGAAGACGGTGCGATCACGGCGCTTGGCTGGGGGCAGGCGGCACGGCAAGACCGCTCGGACCTGCTCGATGCCGCGCTGAGACAAATTAACGAATACGCGACAGGTGAGCGCCAGCGCTTTGACCTGCCGCTTCGGGTCAAGGGGAGCGATTTCCAGCGCACAGTCTGCGCCGCGATTCTGGCGATTCCGTTCGGCGATACCCGCACCTATGGCGAGATTGCCCGCGACCTCGGCGTACCTGCGCAAGCGGTGGGTGGGGCCTGTGGCGGCAATCCGATCCCGATTATCGTCCCTTGCCACCGGGTGATGGGGGCCAAGGGGCTGACCGGTTTTAGCGGGGCGGGCGGGGTTGAGACCAAGGTCGCACTGCTGCGCCATGAGGGCGCGGCGGGGCTGTTGATTTAA
- the ileS gene encoding isoleucine--tRNA ligase, producing MCAETPDYKATLNLPKTDFPMRAGLPKREPGWLERWEKIGVYDRLREKEGRQPFTLHDGPPYANGNLHIGHALNKTIKDMIVRSHQMMGYDARYIPGWDCHGLPIEWKIEEQYRKKGRDKDQVPINEFRAECREFARGWVDVQREEFKRLGITGNWENPYLTMDFHAERVIAEEFMKFLMNGTLYQGSKPVMWSPVEKTALAEAEVEYHDKESHTVWVKFKVVGTEGDLDGAQVVIWTTTPWTMPSNKAVVYGEGISYGLYEVTATPEECWANVGDRYLLADDLAADVFARARLEDGMWQRVRSVENDELAKISLLHPLAGAEGANGEWDDLRDFRAADFVTSDEGTGFVHCAPSHGLEEYELYRDLGMLPQVITYNVMEDGRFRDDLPFFGGKAILKPNGKEGNANSAIIDKLVEVGGLLARGKIKHSYPHSWRSKAPVIYRNTPQWFAAIDKEVGDGLDQNGKTIRERALTCIDKVNWVPKSGRNRLHSMMEARPDWVLSRQRAWGVPLTCFVRKGVAPTDENFLLRNEAVNQRITEAFETEGADAWYAEGAKERFLEGIVDPAEFDQVTDILDVWFDSGSTHAFTLRDRADGTEDGIADVYMEGTDQHRGWFHSSLLQSVGTTGRAPYRNVVTHGFTLDAKGMKMSKSIGNTIVPEKIVQQYGADILRLWVAQTDYTADQRIGDEILKGVADSYRRLRNTMRYMLGALNDFSEADRVDPADMPELEQWVLHRVAELDKVVRDGFARFDFQGVFQAVFTFATVDLSAFYFDIRKDALYCDGDTLRRRAARTVLDILFHRLTTWLAPVLVFTMEEVWLERFPGEESSVHLVDMPETPEAWLNPELAAKWAKVRAARRVVTAALEVQRTEKVIGASLEAAPVVHVDDAAQREALQSVSFEDVAITSDITVTGDAAPAEAFRMPETQGVAVVFEKAEGEKCERCWKVLPDVGTHEHPGVCGRCDEAVREALAEETA from the coding sequence ATGTGCGCCGAGACCCCCGACTACAAAGCCACGCTGAACCTGCCCAAGACTGATTTCCCCATGCGCGCCGGACTGCCCAAGCGCGAGCCCGGCTGGCTGGAGCGCTGGGAGAAGATCGGCGTCTATGACCGTCTGCGCGAGAAAGAGGGGCGTCAGCCCTTCACGCTGCATGACGGCCCGCCCTACGCCAACGGCAACCTGCACATCGGTCACGCGCTGAACAAGACGATCAAGGACATGATCGTGCGCAGCCACCAGATGATGGGCTATGATGCGCGCTACATCCCCGGCTGGGACTGCCACGGTCTGCCGATCGAGTGGAAGATCGAAGAGCAGTACCGCAAGAAGGGCCGCGACAAGGATCAGGTGCCGATCAACGAATTTCGCGCCGAATGCCGCGAGTTTGCGCGTGGCTGGGTTGACGTGCAGCGCGAGGAGTTTAAGCGGCTGGGGATCACCGGCAATTGGGAAAATCCGTACCTCACAATGGATTTCCACGCCGAGCGTGTGATCGCCGAGGAATTCATGAAGTTCCTGATGAACGGCACGCTCTATCAAGGCTCCAAGCCCGTGATGTGGTCGCCGGTCGAAAAGACCGCGCTTGCCGAGGCCGAGGTCGAGTATCACGACAAGGAAAGCCACACCGTCTGGGTGAAGTTCAAGGTGGTCGGGACCGAGGGCGATCTGGACGGGGCGCAGGTGGTGATCTGGACCACGACGCCTTGGACCATGCCGTCGAACAAGGCCGTGGTTTACGGCGAGGGCATCTCCTACGGCCTTTATGAAGTAACCGCGACGCCCGAGGAATGCTGGGCCAATGTAGGCGACCGCTATCTGCTGGCCGATGACTTGGCGGCGGATGTGTTCGCACGGGCGCGTCTGGAAGACGGCATGTGGCAGCGTGTCCGCAGCGTTGAGAATGACGAACTGGCCAAAATCTCGCTTTTACACCCGCTGGCCGGGGCCGAAGGAGCCAACGGCGAATGGGACGATCTGCGCGATTTCCGTGCGGCGGATTTCGTGACCTCGGACGAGGGCACCGGCTTTGTGCACTGCGCGCCGTCGCACGGTCTGGAGGAATACGAGCTGTATCGTGACCTCGGCATGCTGCCGCAGGTCATCACCTATAACGTTATGGAAGACGGTCGTTTCCGCGACGATCTGCCGTTCTTTGGCGGCAAGGCGATCCTCAAGCCGAACGGCAAGGAGGGCAACGCCAACAGCGCCATTATCGATAAGCTGGTTGAGGTCGGCGGTCTGCTGGCGCGTGGCAAGATCAAGCACAGCTATCCGCACAGCTGGCGCTCCAAGGCGCCGGTGATTTATCGCAACACGCCGCAGTGGTTTGCCGCCATCGACAAGGAGGTCGGCGACGGACTGGACCAGAACGGCAAGACGATCCGCGAACGCGCGCTGACGTGTATCGACAAGGTCAATTGGGTGCCGAAATCCGGCCGCAACCGTCTGCATTCGATGATGGAGGCGCGGCCCGACTGGGTGCTGAGCCGCCAGCGCGCGTGGGGCGTGCCGCTGACTTGTTTCGTGCGCAAGGGCGTTGCCCCAACGGATGAGAACTTCCTGCTGCGCAACGAAGCAGTGAACCAGCGTATCACCGAGGCTTTCGAGACCGAAGGCGCGGATGCGTGGTATGCGGAAGGCGCGAAGGAACGGTTCCTCGAAGGCATCGTCGATCCGGCGGAGTTCGATCAGGTGACCGACATTCTCGACGTCTGGTTCGACAGCGGCTCGACCCATGCCTTCACCCTGCGCGACCGCGCAGATGGCACCGAGGATGGCATCGCAGACGTTTACATGGAAGGCACCGACCAGCACCGCGGGTGGTTCCATTCGTCGCTGTTGCAGTCTGTGGGCACTACAGGCCGCGCGCCTTACCGCAACGTGGTGACGCACGGCTTTACGCTGGACGCCAAGGGCATGAAAATGTCCAAGTCCATCGGCAACACCATCGTGCCCGAGAAGATCGTGCAGCAGTATGGCGCGGATATCCTGCGGCTTTGGGTGGCGCAGACCGATTACACCGCTGACCAGCGCATCGGGGATGAGATCCTCAAAGGTGTGGCCGACAGCTACCGCCGCCTGCGCAACACCATGCGCTATATGCTCGGCGCGTTGAATGATTTCAGCGAGGCGGACCGCGTTGATCCGGCAGACATGCCCGAGTTGGAGCAGTGGGTGCTGCACCGGGTGGCAGAGCTCGACAAGGTTGTGCGCGACGGCTTTGCGCGCTTTGATTTTCAGGGCGTGTTCCAGGCGGTCTTTACCTTTGCCACGGTCGATCTTTCGGCCTTCTACTTTGATATCCGCAAGGATGCGCTGTATTGCGACGGCGACACCCTGCGCCGCCGTGCCGCGCGCACGGTGCTGGATATCCTTTTCCACCGTCTGACTACATGGCTGGCCCCGGTGCTGGTCTTTACCATGGAAGAAGTCTGGCTGGAGCGGTTCCCCGGCGAGGAGTCTTCGGTGCATCTGGTGGATATGCCGGAAACGCCCGAGGCATGGCTGAACCCGGAACTGGCGGCGAAATGGGCCAAGGTCCGTGCGGCGCGGCGCGTGGTGACAGCGGCGTTGGAGGTACAGCGGACCGAGAAGGTCATCGGGGCCTCGCTTGAGGCCGCCCCCGTGGTACATGTCGATGATGCGGCGCAGCGCGAGGCATTGCAGAGCGTGTCCTTTGAGGACGTGGCGATCACCTCAGACATCACCGTGACCGGCGATGCGGCCCCGGCTGAGGCTTTCCGCATGCCCGAGACGCAAGGCGTGGCCGTGGTGTTCGAAAAGGCTGAAGGCGAGAAATGCGAGCGCTGCTGGAAGGTGCTGCCGGATGTCGGCACCCATGAACATCCCGGCGTTTGCGGGCGCTGTGATGAAGCGGTGCGTGAGGCATTGGCGGAGGAAACAGCATGA